In a genomic window of Shouchella clausii:
- a CDS encoding AraC family transcriptional regulator, which produces MVGLLEKMLPLTEEEKDILEYRRVMKARYTSKQQFIIEANKFLAPGTEIMIRKHTRFIDFPPHRHDYIEMNYVYNGSLKQTIGDRAVELQKGELVVLNQHIEHQIEACGTEDIIINFIIQPSFFNYIFSFLNVEGPFYSFLIDSIHGGEPFGQFLYFKCAKEESVQQLLRKMVEEMMEPDAYSQASIKLYVGMLMIELAKKANTLDGRPKPSLHNQWIRQTFAYIDEQYKHASLYELAERLNQPHYLLSKVIKKQTGKTFKALLQERRLDIAKELLVQSDVPVSVIAQEIGYDNFSYFYQIFKKHFHTTPLVYRKKHRSSPPQ; this is translated from the coding sequence ATGGTGGGGTTGCTTGAAAAAATGTTGCCGCTTACAGAGGAAGAAAAAGACATTCTTGAATATCGGCGTGTAATGAAAGCACGTTATACGTCAAAGCAACAATTTATTATTGAAGCCAATAAGTTTCTTGCCCCAGGGACAGAAATCATGATCCGCAAGCATACGCGTTTTATTGATTTTCCTCCACACAGGCATGACTACATTGAAATGAATTATGTCTATAACGGCAGTTTAAAGCAAACGATTGGCGATCGTGCAGTCGAATTGCAAAAAGGGGAGCTGGTTGTGTTGAACCAGCATATTGAACACCAGATAGAGGCATGCGGTACAGAAGATATTATCATTAATTTTATTATTCAGCCGTCTTTTTTTAATTATATTTTCTCTTTTTTAAATGTGGAAGGGCCCTTTTATTCATTCCTTATCGACAGCATTCATGGTGGCGAACCGTTTGGCCAGTTCCTCTATTTTAAATGTGCAAAAGAAGAGTCTGTGCAACAACTGCTGCGGAAAATGGTTGAGGAAATGATGGAGCCAGACGCTTACTCGCAAGCGTCTATTAAGTTGTATGTCGGCATGCTCATGATTGAGTTAGCAAAGAAAGCGAATACATTAGATGGCAGACCAAAGCCTTCTCTGCACAACCAATGGATTCGGCAAACGTTTGCTTATATCGACGAACAGTACAAACATGCTTCTCTATATGAGCTAGCTGAACGGCTGAACCAGCCCCATTACTTGCTCAGCAAAGTCATCAAAAAGCAGACTGGGAAAACGTTTAAAGCGCTGTTACAAGAAAGGAGATTGGACATAGCAAAGGAGTTGCTCGTTCAATCGGATGTGCCTGTATCGGTTATTGCGCAAGAAATTGGCTATGACAACTTCAGCTATTTTTATCAAATTTTTAAGAAGCATTTTCATACAACTCCGCTCGTTTATCGAAAAAAACATCGATCTTCGCCGCCTCAATGA
- a CDS encoding APC family permease, whose product MKKKGMTTTDFFGLAFGSTIGIGWVISVPQWMASAGSLGAIIALAATILLVIPIGFVYGELTSSLKLSGGEFAYTHFALGKWPAFICGWFLILGYLIILPWVAISVPLLFAYVFPLLNSYPLYTLMGQVVYLPHILLSLAMIFGLSWLNYRGAKLSARFQTIATAMMLVTFLAFLGGGFFLGDPQNAAPLLQTENGHALSGIILAVSSILFFMNGFDTVSKTVDEAEASINYKNLGKVTVGTILLGGGLYMVIVLASAFLMPASEMGEMGALPLIHALEARSGSMLLPLIVVFGVLLGVITTFNGFLLAGSRLIQSFAARGFIPKGFAAEHTRYKTPHTTVWAMAAFSIVGTLFGSGALLPLVIMGGIAFLIAWFCMAFAAVTIRLKQPHLQKPYKMPGGIYMAFAATLFSAILLAAMLIPGTPISMGMTEYVLFFIWLAVGAVLYVCYTRRSVPNKVEVTHLEDKGVHQA is encoded by the coding sequence ATGAAGAAAAAAGGAATGACTACTACTGACTTCTTTGGACTGGCATTCGGCAGCACGATCGGCATCGGTTGGGTAATCTCTGTTCCCCAATGGATGGCCTCGGCAGGAAGCTTAGGCGCAATCATTGCCTTAGCAGCGACAATACTGCTTGTCATTCCAATTGGCTTTGTTTATGGAGAGCTCACGTCCAGTCTAAAATTAAGCGGAGGCGAATTTGCCTATACCCATTTTGCACTTGGCAAATGGCCAGCATTTATTTGTGGCTGGTTTCTGATCTTAGGCTACCTTATTATCTTGCCATGGGTTGCGATTTCCGTGCCGCTCTTGTTCGCTTACGTTTTTCCGCTATTAAACTCGTATCCCCTTTACACGCTAATGGGACAAGTCGTCTATTTGCCCCACATTCTGCTCAGTTTGGCGATGATCTTCGGTCTATCTTGGTTAAACTACCGCGGCGCGAAATTGTCGGCACGCTTTCAAACGATTGCTACAGCGATGATGCTCGTCACATTCCTTGCTTTTTTAGGTGGCGGCTTTTTCCTAGGCGATCCTCAGAATGCAGCACCTTTGTTGCAGACAGAAAATGGGCATGCGTTAAGCGGCATCATTTTAGCGGTCTCCTCGATTCTATTTTTTATGAATGGCTTTGATACTGTTTCAAAAACAGTCGACGAAGCTGAAGCAAGCATTAACTACAAAAACTTAGGCAAAGTCACCGTCGGGACAATCCTTTTAGGCGGTGGGCTGTATATGGTTATTGTCCTTGCTTCTGCCTTTTTAATGCCTGCATCTGAAATGGGGGAAATGGGGGCGCTTCCTCTTATCCATGCACTGGAAGCCCGTTCAGGTTCAATGCTATTGCCGCTTATTGTCGTATTTGGCGTGCTGCTTGGCGTCATTACGACATTCAATGGCTTTTTACTGGCCGGCAGCCGCCTGATTCAATCATTTGCGGCTCGCGGTTTTATCCCTAAAGGATTTGCGGCAGAGCATACTCGTTATAAAACGCCTCACACAACGGTGTGGGCAATGGCGGCCTTTTCTATTGTCGGAACCTTATTTGGCAGTGGCGCACTACTCCCACTCGTTATTATGGGAGGGATTGCTTTTCTCATTGCATGGTTTTGTATGGCATTTGCGGCTGTCACCATTCGCCTCAAACAGCCACATTTACAAAAACCATATAAAATGCCAGGCGGCATCTACATGGCTTTTGCCGCTACACTTTTTTCAGCGATCTTGCTAGCCGCAATGCTGATTCCTGGAACGCCGATTTCGATGGGCATGACGGAGTATGTCCTCTTTTTCATCTGGCTCGCAGTTGGAGCTGTCCTTTATGTTTGCTACACACGCCGCAGTGTCCCAAACAAAGTAGAAGTTACACATCTAGAAGACAAAGGAGTGCATCAAGCATGA
- a CDS encoding agmatinase family protein yields the protein MKLYSTFGIVGFPWDGGASLGRPGSRFAPEKIREAFAWFANRIENNQVYNVEKRKTFTLPKNALTDYGNIEIAAYSTDQTFAHAEAKLKAVLAENAFPFVLGGDHSISYPLIKALHDQNLGKRIGIIQFDAHLDLVDESPVQGRFSQSSQMRRAIELEHVSAKDIVQVGVRSYNYPWYASYLKDIGIHQITAQEVHQSDPLAIAEQIKAVMENVDLVYLTYDMDVLDPAYAPGVGANEPGGLTPVQSFAILDALYPIVDAFDIAEVNPLYDHQDITTAMAARIMFDCFVARMECGENAQT from the coding sequence ATGAAACTATATTCTACTTTTGGCATAGTCGGTTTCCCTTGGGATGGAGGGGCCTCCCTCGGACGGCCCGGGTCGCGGTTTGCTCCCGAAAAAATACGAGAAGCGTTTGCCTGGTTCGCCAATCGCATCGAAAACAACCAAGTGTACAATGTAGAAAAGCGAAAAACGTTCACATTGCCGAAAAATGCGTTAACCGATTATGGCAATATCGAAATTGCCGCCTATAGCACAGACCAAACGTTTGCACATGCAGAAGCAAAACTGAAAGCAGTGCTTGCTGAAAATGCCTTTCCCTTTGTGCTAGGAGGCGACCACTCGATTTCCTACCCGCTCATTAAAGCGCTGCACGACCAGAACCTTGGAAAGCGGATAGGCATTATCCAGTTTGATGCCCATCTTGACCTCGTTGACGAATCCCCTGTCCAAGGGAGGTTTTCACAAAGCAGTCAAATGCGCAGAGCAATTGAGCTTGAACATGTTTCTGCTAAAGACATTGTCCAAGTAGGGGTACGCAGTTATAATTACCCTTGGTACGCCAGCTATTTAAAAGACATCGGCATCCACCAAATTACCGCACAAGAAGTTCACCAGTCTGATCCACTGGCCATTGCCGAACAGATTAAAGCCGTAATGGAAAACGTCGATCTCGTTTATTTAACATATGATATGGATGTTCTCGATCCGGCATACGCACCAGGAGTCGGCGCCAACGAACCAGGCGGGCTGACGCCTGTTCAAAGTTTCGCGATTTTAGATGCATTGTACCCCATCGTTGATGCGTTTGATATTGCAGAGGTCAATCCCCTGTATGACCATCAGGACATCACTACTGCTATGGCGGCGCGCATTATGTTTGATTGTTTTGTCGCTAGGATGGAATGTGGGGAAAACGCTCAAACATAA
- a CDS encoding VOC family protein, producing MTIKLDMVGIVVANMREALDFYRVLGFQIAETHNDDMHVEIDQEGVRLAFDKLEMAKGIYGSWEEPTGHRVELAFRCESREALDQLYAKIVDKGYVGYKEPWDAFWGQRYAIVQDPDGNLISLFV from the coding sequence ATGACGATAAAATTAGATATGGTCGGAATTGTGGTTGCCAATATGAGAGAAGCACTTGATTTCTACCGGGTGCTTGGCTTTCAAATAGCGGAAACGCACAATGACGACATGCACGTTGAAATTGACCAGGAAGGCGTTCGCCTGGCGTTTGATAAGCTGGAAATGGCAAAGGGAATTTACGGCAGCTGGGAAGAGCCAACCGGGCACCGGGTTGAACTGGCCTTTCGTTGTGAAAGCAGGGAAGCGCTGGACCAGCTTTATGCGAAGATTGTCGACAAAGGCTATGTTGGCTATAAAGAGCCATGGGATGCCTTTTGGGGGCAACGTTATGCGATTGTCCAAGACCCAGATGGGAATTTAATTAGTTTGTTTGTATAA
- a CDS encoding AraC family transcriptional regulator, giving the protein MRLFRPVQAPLLQQESDHSYQYAEYAPSFDLSAYVACYWTSSFQGGKARHHRILPDGCVDLIVTISDNNAQAFVAGFMNRFDVLPLTEPTSSFGIRFYSDSVHTLLRHHPADFRDEGIELELVWGNPAFEITETIAQARDMKERIAVVEALLRRKLDKAYRPERLFERCMGHIFANKGMLSVRKLAEMEYYSERTVRRTFAHELGASPKEVLEVVQFQSLLAGLQQNVHARLADLALLYGYADHAHLSKQFKRFYGLAPQTVMAQIACQTTNR; this is encoded by the coding sequence ATGCGCTTGTTTCGTCCTGTTCAGGCGCCATTGTTGCAGCAAGAAAGCGATCATAGCTACCAATATGCTGAGTATGCGCCAAGCTTTGATTTATCCGCCTATGTTGCCTGTTATTGGACGAGCTCGTTTCAAGGAGGGAAAGCGCGACACCATCGTATTCTTCCAGATGGATGCGTCGATTTAATTGTTACGATCAGTGACAATAACGCGCAGGCATTTGTGGCCGGTTTTATGAATCGATTTGACGTTTTGCCGTTGACAGAGCCAACTTCTTCTTTCGGAATCCGCTTCTATTCGGATTCGGTCCATACATTACTGCGCCACCACCCTGCTGATTTTAGAGATGAAGGCATTGAACTAGAGCTAGTATGGGGAAATCCAGCCTTTGAAATTACCGAGACAATCGCACAAGCTCGCGATATGAAGGAAAGAATTGCAGTCGTTGAGGCGCTCTTACGAAGAAAACTAGATAAAGCGTATCGACCCGAACGCTTGTTTGAGCGCTGCATGGGTCATATTTTTGCAAACAAAGGTATGCTCTCTGTCCGTAAGCTTGCAGAAATGGAATATTACAGCGAGCGGACTGTGCGCCGTACGTTTGCCCATGAGCTCGGCGCTTCCCCGAAAGAAGTATTGGAAGTCGTCCAATTCCAGAGTTTGTTAGCAGGCTTGCAGCAAAACGTCCATGCACGTCTTGCTGATTTGGCTCTATTATACGGTTATGCCGACCATGCCCATTTGTCGAAGCAATTTAAGCGTTTTTACGGGTTGGCTCCGCAGACAGTAATGGCACAAATTGCGTGCCAAACAACAAATCGTTAA
- a CDS encoding SDR family oxidoreductase encodes MDLNVKGKSVLVFASSKGIGRAIAGEFAAEGASVVLASRDIAALETVVGEIQAHTGNPQIACCRCDMTRAEDIEAALSFANEKHGAIDVLINNSGGPPAGGIDQFEDSDWQNAYELNLLSYVRAIRGVLPYMRAQGGGHILNVTSSSIKQSLDNLLLSNTFRAGVLGLAKSLAQELAKDNILINTLGPGRIATDRVESLDRLAAKEKQMPYEDVKQASEKSIPLGRYGKPEEFAKHAVFLCSGANTYVTGQAFLVDGGLVKAL; translated from the coding sequence ATGGATTTAAACGTCAAAGGCAAATCGGTACTTGTGTTTGCTTCAAGCAAAGGAATTGGTCGGGCGATTGCTGGCGAATTTGCGGCAGAAGGAGCGAGCGTTGTGCTTGCTAGCCGTGATATCGCCGCATTGGAGACAGTAGTGGGAGAAATACAGGCGCATACAGGAAATCCCCAAATTGCGTGTTGCCGCTGCGATATGACTAGGGCAGAAGATATTGAGGCAGCGCTGTCTTTTGCAAACGAAAAACACGGGGCTATCGATGTCTTAATTAACAATTCTGGAGGTCCGCCGGCTGGGGGAATCGACCAGTTTGAAGATAGCGACTGGCAAAATGCTTACGAATTAAACTTACTAAGCTACGTGCGCGCCATCCGTGGCGTGCTGCCGTACATGAGGGCGCAAGGCGGCGGCCATATATTGAATGTCACGTCTTCGTCGATAAAACAGTCACTTGACAATTTGCTGTTGTCAAATACGTTCCGCGCGGGGGTACTAGGCCTTGCCAAAAGCCTAGCGCAAGAGTTGGCTAAAGACAACATTCTCATTAATACGTTAGGTCCAGGACGCATTGCCACGGACCGGGTTGAAAGCCTCGACCGTTTAGCCGCAAAAGAAAAGCAAATGCCATACGAAGACGTAAAACAGGCTTCAGAAAAAAGCATCCCTCTTGGGCGTTACGGCAAACCAGAGGAGTTTGCCAAGCATGCCGTTTTTCTCTGCTCTGGAGCCAATACGTATGTGACTGGACAAGCGTTTCTCGTCGACGGCGGATTAGTGAAAGCCTTGTAA
- a CDS encoding YkoP family protein: MKLKLYFLSAWSVLDPIYFYISRLHYPENAKTNTTIFRIKQIRYKGPKICLADGQEICKNDVLIKIHLHNVRLIRELFAIDNDLKKATVLVQKVKESMPPLAFYIERQANAEDIKGIIGVTMLNRGCERLGFESHPIRNRFYKGVKRLSQHPIFLLSMSKFPTKSRKTPSPMYVFLSKQRLLEKYGPKLVQS; the protein is encoded by the coding sequence ATGAAACTTAAACTATACTTTTTATCAGCTTGGAGTGTGCTTGATCCAATTTATTTTTATATTTCCCGGCTTCATTATCCAGAAAATGCGAAAACCAATACAACCATTTTTCGAATCAAGCAAATTCGCTATAAAGGGCCGAAAATCTGTTTGGCAGATGGACAGGAAATTTGCAAAAATGATGTGCTCATAAAAATTCACTTGCATAATGTTCGCTTAATTAGAGAACTGTTTGCCATTGATAACGATTTAAAAAAGGCAACAGTTTTAGTGCAAAAAGTAAAAGAGTCGATGCCTCCTCTCGCTTTTTACATAGAGAGGCAAGCCAATGCGGAGGACATCAAAGGGATTATTGGCGTAACGATGTTAAACAGGGGCTGTGAGCGGCTCGGGTTTGAATCACACCCTATTCGAAATCGCTTTTATAAGGGGGTAAAAAGGTTATCGCAACATCCGATTTTTTTGCTTTCCATGTCAAAGTTTCCTACTAAATCACGGAAAACGCCTTCCCCGATGTACGTGTTTTTGTCTAAACAACGGCTGTTGGAAAAGTATGGCCCAAAGCTAGTGCAGTCCTAA
- a CDS encoding Gfo/Idh/MocA family protein: MRVAVIGLGTISDMHIKSYAANANAELYGLCDVNEGRAYEKAALYGVANVFTDAGDVFADPNVDAVSICTWNKTHADLAVAALRAGKHVLVEKPLALTVAEAKKVQAAAQEANTILQVGYVRRFGANAQVLKTFIDNGKLGDIYYAKASLLRRVGNPGGWFSNKELSGGGPLIDLGVHIIDCCWYLMGRPNVERVTGHVYDKLGNRSNIEHLSFYKTADYDAATNTVEDLANALITFENGSSLMVDVSYSLHTKKDHLSIQLFGTKGGAELEPELMLVAEEQNTILNIEPQLDHPTFHFDSAFQKQVDAFVEACLTGAPSPAPAEDGLELMKMLEGIYLSSEQKRAISL, encoded by the coding sequence ATGCGTGTAGCGGTAATTGGTTTAGGGACAATCTCCGATATGCATATAAAATCGTACGCAGCCAATGCAAACGCGGAGCTGTATGGATTATGTGATGTCAATGAAGGGCGTGCCTATGAAAAGGCGGCGCTCTATGGCGTTGCAAATGTATTTACCGATGCAGGTGATGTCTTTGCTGATCCGAATGTCGATGCGGTCAGCATATGCACTTGGAATAAAACACATGCAGACTTGGCTGTGGCGGCGCTCCGAGCAGGAAAGCATGTTCTTGTAGAAAAGCCGCTGGCGCTGACTGTCGCCGAGGCCAAAAAAGTGCAAGCGGCAGCACAGGAGGCGAACACGATCTTGCAAGTCGGCTATGTTCGCCGTTTTGGGGCAAATGCCCAAGTGCTGAAGACGTTCATTGATAACGGAAAGCTTGGCGATATTTATTACGCAAAGGCTTCACTGTTGCGGCGCGTCGGCAATCCTGGCGGGTGGTTTTCCAACAAAGAGCTGTCTGGGGGTGGCCCGCTTATTGACTTAGGGGTCCACATCATTGACTGTTGCTGGTACTTAATGGGACGGCCAAACGTTGAACGAGTGACTGGCCATGTCTATGATAAACTCGGAAACCGCAGCAACATTGAGCACCTTTCGTTTTACAAAACGGCTGACTACGATGCAGCCACGAATACAGTTGAAGATTTAGCAAATGCCTTAATCACGTTTGAAAACGGCAGCTCGCTTATGGTGGACGTTTCTTACTCCCTTCATACTAAAAAAGACCACCTTTCCATACAGTTATTTGGAACGAAAGGCGGTGCTGAGCTAGAACCAGAGCTAATGCTTGTAGCAGAAGAACAAAATACGATTTTAAACATTGAGCCGCAATTGGATCATCCTACGTTCCATTTTGACAGTGCATTCCAAAAACAAGTTGATGCGTTTGTGGAAGCGTGCTTAACCGGCGCCCCTTCTCCTGCTCCTGCTGAAGACGGGCTAGAATTAATGAAAATGTTGGAAGGCATTTATTTGTCTTCTGAGCAGAAACGGGCGATTAGCTTGTAA
- a CDS encoding sugar phosphate isomerase/epimerase family protein, which produces MKVGLSSYSLLQALKDGRTTIVDALQWVADNGGAHMELVPYGFSVVDDYELATKLRDKAAETGIELSAYCMPANFIQPTERAFQEEVERIHKHVDVVQHMGIKLLRHDVTAFSLPPEQRTVHYFDDHFEEMVRGCRLIADYAKQYGMTTTIENHGFNVQSSDRVQRLLRAVDRENFKTTLDIGNFLCADEDPLVGIRKNLPHAATVHFKDFYVRPYYENPGEGPWFRSVNGNYLRGAIVGHGELPIREIIRLLKVHHYDGYIAIEFEGMEDCFTGSRIAMNNVKRLWNEVARDGWKVTAEEVSTECV; this is translated from the coding sequence ATGAAAGTAGGATTGAGTTCATACAGCCTGTTGCAAGCGTTAAAAGACGGACGCACCACGATAGTAGACGCCCTTCAGTGGGTAGCCGACAATGGCGGCGCCCATATGGAGCTCGTCCCTTATGGCTTTTCGGTTGTAGATGACTACGAACTGGCGACGAAGTTAAGAGACAAAGCAGCGGAAACAGGGATTGAGCTGTCAGCCTACTGTATGCCGGCCAATTTCATCCAGCCGACGGAACGAGCTTTTCAGGAAGAAGTTGAACGCATCCATAAACATGTCGATGTCGTCCAACATATGGGCATTAAGCTATTGCGCCACGACGTAACAGCGTTTTCCCTACCACCGGAACAGCGAACAGTTCATTATTTTGATGACCACTTTGAGGAGATGGTACGCGGGTGTCGGCTGATTGCCGATTATGCCAAACAATACGGAATGACAACGACGATTGAAAATCATGGTTTTAATGTCCAGTCAAGCGATCGTGTCCAGCGCCTGCTTCGTGCTGTAGACCGGGAAAACTTTAAAACGACGCTAGATATCGGCAACTTTCTTTGTGCAGACGAAGATCCGCTTGTTGGCATCCGTAAAAATTTGCCTCATGCAGCGACAGTCCATTTTAAAGATTTTTATGTGCGCCCATACTATGAGAATCCCGGGGAAGGGCCATGGTTTCGATCAGTAAACGGCAATTATTTGCGCGGTGCCATTGTCGGCCACGGTGAATTGCCGATTCGAGAAATTATCCGCCTACTAAAAGTCCATCATTATGATGGCTACATCGCTATTGAATTTGAAGGGATGGAAGATTGCTTTACCGGCTCGAGAATCGCTATGAATAACGTCAAGCGTTTGTGGAATGAGGTTGCACGAGATGGCTGGAAAGTAACGGCAGAGGAGGTGAGCACTGAATGCGTGTAG
- a CDS encoding glycerophosphodiester phosphodiesterase, which produces MDVQAIAHRGYSAKYPENTLAAYEASINLGFSHIEVDVHLSRDEVPVIMHDQTVDRTTNGTGLINTYTLKELRRLKTSGNEQIPTLEEVLDLAKGQVNIAIELKQNENMYPRLEGKVAALIEEKRMANDVYVNSFNHESMGTLREIAPDLEIGLIKSDATPALFPYMEQIQASSIAMELRFYTEAFADECKERGYQLIVWPVDTKEACKRMAKRPDVLCTVNELELFKENYHA; this is translated from the coding sequence ATGGACGTACAAGCAATTGCCCATAGAGGCTATTCCGCAAAGTATCCCGAAAACACGCTTGCCGCTTATGAAGCAAGTATAAACCTTGGATTTTCCCATATTGAGGTTGATGTTCACTTAAGCCGTGATGAAGTGCCTGTCATTATGCATGATCAAACGGTCGATCGTACAACCAACGGCACTGGCCTTATCAACACCTATACATTAAAAGAGCTGCGCCGTTTAAAAACGAGCGGCAACGAACAGATTCCGACACTTGAGGAAGTGTTGGACTTGGCAAAAGGGCAGGTGAACATCGCAATCGAGTTAAAGCAAAACGAGAACATGTATCCTCGGTTAGAGGGGAAGGTCGCCGCATTAATAGAGGAAAAAAGAATGGCCAATGACGTTTATGTCAATTCATTTAATCATGAATCGATGGGGACGTTGAGGGAGATTGCCCCCGACTTGGAAATTGGCTTAATCAAAAGTGACGCAACGCCAGCCTTGTTTCCTTATATGGAACAAATACAGGCGTCTTCCATTGCAATGGAGCTTCGTTTCTATACAGAGGCCTTTGCCGATGAGTGTAAGGAGCGTGGCTATCAGCTCATTGTTTGGCCAGTTGACACAAAAGAAGCGTGTAAAAGAATGGCAAAAAGGCCAGACGTGCTATGTACGGTAAATGAATTGGAGCTGTTCAAAGAAAACTACCATGCCTAA